The following are from one region of the Ananas comosus cultivar F153 linkage group 20, ASM154086v1, whole genome shotgun sequence genome:
- the LOC109725564 gene encoding vegetative cell wall protein gp1-like: MTVGVARPPSRLSPSSRAPTVRRRGPVTCGVELGHARSRSPCAGFPTAPRGLLNPLLSPRPFSCPIRVVATAATRPGRRRDDPLTEQSSGGRAMSRVVATVAWCPASPPSDPRRPPSPIGAAPWPPLPEKLSPSSPHLVWDRASPFAPPVASRRRPMCVPALPSWPHPPAAGTPATGAPYRSDWS; this comes from the coding sequence ATGACAGTCGGCGTCGCCAGACCTCCGTCAAGGCTTTCCCCTAGCAGTCGCGCCCCCACCGTGCGCCGCCGCGGCCCTGTGACTTGCGGGGTGGAACTAGGGCATGCGCGGAGTAGGAGTCCTTGTGCTGGCTTCCCCACGGCACCCCGAGGCCTTTTGAACCCTCTTCTTAGTCCTCGGCCTTTCTCGTGCCCGATCAGAGTGGTCGCCACCGCCGCCACGCGTCCAGGGCGCCGCCGTGACGATCCTCTGACCGAACAAAGCTCGGGCGGTCGTGCGATGTCGCGCGTCGTCGCCACCGTCGCCTGGTGCCCTGCCTCCCCTCCCAGCGACCCCAGGAGACCCCCGTCGCCGATCGGCGCCGCCCCTTGGCCACCGTTGCCGGAGAAGCTGAGCCCTAGCTCCCCTCACCTCGTGTGGGATAGGGCATCGCCGTTCGCTCCTCCGGttgcctcccgccgccggccgaTGTGCGTGCCGGCTCTCCCTAGTTGGCCGCACCCGCCCGCTGCCGGCACTCCCGCCACTGGAGCCCCCTACCGGTCGGACTGGAGCTGA